In a single window of the Nicotiana tomentosiformis chromosome 8, ASM39032v3, whole genome shotgun sequence genome:
- the LOC104099811 gene encoding DDT domain-containing protein DDR4 — MEIVDSAPELTSEMELVRRKLRQRWELASVLNFLNVFEPVLEIKLKISAEEIETTLIEPNGTLAQLHIMLLKGIPPVSKLLKDSNGWVIALSKKLEMWWPWVAEGTFPLTAKKGEEMATYKALDPAVRLLILKALCEIRADQDDAISYINHETKSKTDASAFRKEKLGGNGDEVSFWYDGNETIGHRLYKEVCQIESMSKVKNKKSISAIASQWETLATTFEEFQNFVEEFSSSQVKWEADVGKAVEAHAIPALQKIQRKKDMALKRQQRLVVSLRNLAVPRSCRIRRPVNYRCDDFDRAINEAIQVTNKRKAIEEPTNETQLNEYAPRNGTISLDSSPASNSISSDATDSETESDGPQGSNDEVDDTSDEVDEADLDEDDTDSMKEINIAGNRKQSMKENSRLDYRPSSCRYSKRLAGVAGFAVPESTHIGTKNRLRQRPTVNTAAESVVIPDSEDEN, encoded by the exons ATGGAAATAGTAGATTCAGCGCCGGAGTTGACGTCGGAAATGGAGCTCGTACGTCGTAAGCTCCGTCAACGGTGGGAGTTAGCCTCTGTTTTAAACTTTCTCAAC GTTTTTGAGCCGGTGCTCGAAatcaaattgaaaatttcagcCGAGGAGATAGAAACAACCCTCATTGAGCCAAATGGTACTCTTGCTCAGCTGCATATCATGCTTCTGAAG GGGATACCTCCTGTGAGTAAACTACTGAAGGATTCGAATGGATGGGTGATAGCATTAAGCAAGAAACTTGAAATGTGGTGGCCATGG GTTGCTGAAGGGACTTTTCCATTGACTGCAAAAAAGGG AGAGGAGATGGCCACATACAAGGCGCTCGATCCGGCAGTTCGCCTGCTTATTCTTAAAGCACTTTGTGAAATTCGAGCTGAT CAAGATGACGCCATATCTTACATTAACCATGAAACTAAAAGTAAAACTGATGCTTCTGCTTTCCGTAAGGAGAAGCTTGGGGGCAATGGAGATGAAGTTTCATTCTG GTATGATGGGAATGAAACTATTGGTCATAGATTATACAAGGAAGTTTGTCAAATTGAATCCATGTCAAAGGTAAAGAACAAGAAAAGCATATCAGCTATTGCTTCTCAGTGGGAGACACTTGCTACTACGTTTGAAGAATTTCAAAATTTTGTG GAAGAGTTCTCATCAAGTCAAGTTAAATGGGAAGCTGATGTGGGCAAGGCTGTTGAAGCTCATGCTATTCCTGCTCTTCAGAAAATTCAGAGG AAGAAAGATATGGCTCTGAAGCGACAGCAAAGACTCGTAGTAAGCTTAAGAAACCTTGCAGTTCCTCGTTCTTGCAGGATTCGTAGGCCAGTCAATTACAGATGCG ATGATTTTGATAGAGCAATCAATGAGGCCATACAAGTAACAAA CAAACGGAAGGCAATTGAAGAACCAACAAATGAAACTCAACTCAATGAGTATGCGCCTAGGAATGGAACCATTTCCCTGGATTCCTCTCCAGCATCTAACTCCATAAGCAGTGATGCCACAGACAGTGAAACTGAGAGTGATGGGCCTCAAGGAAGCAATGATGAGGTTGATGATACCAGTGATGAGGTTGATGAAGCTGATCTTGATGAAGATGATACTGACTCAATGAAGGAAATTAACATAGCTGGCAACAGAAAGCAGTCAATGAAGGAGAATAGTCGCTTGGACTATAGGCCAAGCAGTTGTCGCTACAGTAAGCGGCTAGCTGGAGTTGCTGGCTTTGCCGTTCCAGAAAGTACTCATATAGGTACGAAAAATAGGTTGAGGCAAAGACCTACTGTCAATACTGCTGCTGAGTCTGTTGTCATTCCTGATTCAGAAGATGAAAACTGA
- the LOC104092396 gene encoding uncharacterized protein produces the protein MATNGRETRRRRIVERGNDRLALITGRIPTLPSEMESGSGPGSESRHSHTASCPPWISRDHLPSAQSSPVSISGSEASGPFLPDNDLGIEPGEHNESDGKSRTTPFMRKCESNIETSSAPALDLDGKEQLFPDSSPFNPPCLSASEGGQFFKLKNNYHNIFAPNKISSAIAASESIRLNFSLVAAILVLVSYNSHFFNVVIFFRPLLLLLLTNISIVIARLLVEEEAWSQRNQKAANSIPTAGMVDQIGKALELGLLLQNIMNALFMDCSIYSITVVSGLSIIQKLGW, from the exons ATGGCGACGAACGGCAGAGAAACCCGACGGCGCCGTATTGTGGAACGAGGAAATGACCGATTAGCCCTTATCACCGGCAGAATCCCAACTCTACCATCGGAAATGGAATCGGGATCAGGACCGGGATCGGAATCTCGGCATTCTCACACCGCCTCTTGCCCTCCTTGGATTTCTCGCGATCATCTCCCTTCCGCTCAATCCTCTCCCG TTTCTATTAGTGGGAGTGAGGCCTCTGGACCATTTTTGCCCGATAATGACCTTGGAATTGAGCCTGGTGAGCATAATGAATCTGATGGCAAAAGCAGAACAACTCCATTCATGCGAAAATGTGAGTCCAACATTGAAACCTCAAGTGCACCTGCCTTGGATCTTGATGGCAAAGAGCAGTTATTTCCGGATTCATCTCCTTTTAATCCTCCATGCCTCTCTGCTTCTGAGGGGGGTCAATTTTTTAAACTGAAGAACAACTATCACAATATTTTCGCCCCAAATAAAATTAGTTCTGCAATTGCAGCTTCTGAGAGTATTCGCCTCAACTTTTCTCTTGTGGCTGCCATTTTGGTTCTTGTGTCCTATAACAGCCACTTCTTCAACGTGGTCATATTCTTTAGACCTCTTCTGCTGCTGTTGTTGACCAACATATCAATTGTTATTGCACGCCTTCTCGTAGAAGAAGAAGCATGGTCCCAAAGGAATCAAAAAGCGGCAAACAGTATCCCTACTGCTGGTATGGTTGATCAAATTGGGAAGGCTTTGGAGCTGGGATTGTTATTGCAAAACATTATGAATGCACTGTTCATGGATTGTAGTATCTACTCAATAACAGTCGTATCTGGCCTTTCAATAATCCAAAAGCTTGGCTGGTAA
- the LOC104099812 gene encoding uncharacterized protein: MRPLDEQETTQVFEKLHKFVGNNLKNIVENPSHEGPDNTPGRYCFRLQRNRVYYVSESLVKRATNIKRDNLIALGTQIGKFTKGGKFHLTVQCLGLLAGHAKHKVWLKPTSEMSFLYGNNVLKGGVGRITESISEHDGVVVFSMSDVPLGFGVAAKSTQDCRKMDPNGIVVLHQADIGEYLRMEDEL, encoded by the coding sequence ATGAGACCCCTGGACGAGCAAGAAACGACACAAGTGTTCGAAAAGCTACACAAATTCGTGGGCAACAATCTGAAGAACATAGTCGAGAACCCATCTCACGAAGGACCCGACAACACTCCCGGCCGCTACTGCTTCCGTCTCCaaagaaacagagtctactacgtATCAGAATCGCTGGTCAAACGAGCCACGAATATAAAGCGAGACAACTTAATTGCACTTGGAACCCAGATAGGCAAATTCACTAAAGGAGGTAAATTTCACCTTACTGTACAGTGTTTGGGTCTATTGGCAGGTCACGCGAAgcacaaagtttggttaaaacCCACCTCTGAGATGAGTTTTTTGTATGGTAATAATGTGTTGAAAGGTGGGGTAGGGAGGATTACTGAGAGTATCAGCGAGCATGATGGGGTGGTGGTGTTTTCAATGTCGGATGTGCCGTTGGGATTTGGAGTTGCGGCCAAGAGTACACAAGATTGTAGGAAGATGGATCCAAATGGGATTGTAGTTCTTCATCAGGCTGATATTGGAGAGTATTTGAGAATGGAAGATGAGCTCTAA